A genomic window from Dechloromonas sp. A34 includes:
- a CDS encoding ArsR/SmtB family transcription factor, with the protein MTSKPTKSFLYEHVARIGKSLSSPKRLELLELLAQGEKTVETLAVQAAIDMRLTSAHLKALREARLVDTRRDGKYIHYRLSGPDVAQLWVTLRETAEEHLVELRVALSQMASAPDSLCSESRESLLQKAKQGEVIVIDVRPPAEYEAGHLPFARSMPLGELEKRLADLPADCAIVAYCRGPFCLMSDEAVKLLRAKGFAAQKISDGVSEWAACGLPIETSKN; encoded by the coding sequence ATGACAAGCAAGCCTACCAAGTCCTTCCTCTACGAACACGTCGCCCGCATCGGCAAGTCGCTGTCCAGCCCAAAGCGGCTGGAACTGCTCGAACTGCTTGCCCAGGGTGAAAAAACGGTCGAAACCCTGGCTGTCCAGGCGGCCATCGACATGCGCCTGACCAGTGCCCACCTCAAGGCGCTACGCGAAGCCCGTCTGGTCGACACCCGCCGCGACGGCAAATACATCCACTACCGGCTGAGCGGTCCGGACGTCGCCCAACTCTGGGTGACGCTACGCGAAACCGCCGAGGAACACCTCGTCGAATTGCGCGTCGCTCTCAGTCAGATGGCCAGCGCCCCGGACAGCCTCTGTTCGGAGAGCCGGGAAAGCCTGTTGCAGAAAGCGAAGCAGGGCGAGGTGATCGTCATCGACGTCCGCCCGCCGGCCGAATACGAAGCCGGCCACCTGCCTTTCGCCCGTTCCATGCCGCTCGGCGAACTGGAAAAGCGCCTGGCCGACCTGCCCGCCGATTGCGCCATCGTCGCCTACTGTCGCGGCCCGTTCTGCCTGATGTCCGACGAAGCGGTCAAATTGCTGCGCGCCAAAGGCTTCGCCGCCCAGAAGATCAGCGATGGCGTCAGCGAATGGGCAGCCTGCGGTCTACCCATCGAAACCAGTAAAAACTGA
- a CDS encoding DsrE/DsrF/TusD sulfur relay family protein translates to MQTLFILNDAPYGTERSYNALRLAKALGKREGESVRIFLMGDAVACAKAGQKVPEGYYNAGDMVRMVGGEVGLCGTCMDARGITPSDVVEGAQRSTLLELAAWTAEADKVLVF, encoded by the coding sequence ATGCAAACACTTTTTATTCTCAACGATGCCCCCTATGGCACCGAGCGCAGTTACAACGCCTTGCGCCTAGCCAAAGCGCTGGGCAAGCGCGAAGGCGAATCGGTCCGCATCTTCTTGATGGGCGATGCGGTAGCCTGCGCCAAGGCTGGCCAGAAAGTGCCGGAGGGGTACTACAACGCCGGTGACATGGTGCGCATGGTTGGCGGCGAAGTCGGCCTGTGCGGCACGTGTATGGATGCCCGCGGTATCACCCCAAGTGACGTTGTCGAGGGCGCGCAACGCAGCACACTACTTGAACTGGCAGCATGGACCGCAGAGGCTGACAAGGTTTTGGTTTTCTAA
- a CDS encoding rhodanese-like domain-containing protein — MSTYRKPDVFMEASDLRQLMGRGDQVVIVDVRSAEEFADRHVETAINIPGEQLAARACEFSTDSIIVTVCNFGVSRSRAAAELLQTMGYDKAIPLAGGISGWQEDEGQDDKNAV; from the coding sequence ATGAGCACATATAGAAAACCGGATGTTTTCATGGAGGCGAGTGACCTGCGCCAATTAATGGGGCGCGGGGATCAGGTAGTCATTGTCGATGTCCGGTCGGCAGAAGAGTTTGCGGATCGACATGTTGAGACTGCAATCAATATCCCAGGGGAGCAACTAGCTGCTCGGGCTTGCGAATTCTCCACAGATTCGATCATCGTGACCGTCTGCAATTTTGGCGTCTCGAGATCCCGCGCAGCCGCCGAGTTATTGCAAACAATGGGCTACGACAAAGCCATCCCACTTGCTGGCGGTATCAGCGGCTGGCAGGAAGATGAGGGACAAGATGACAAAAATGCAGTGTAA
- a CDS encoding MFS transporter has translation MLSAVVMSMALGAILGNTLAPDKSLATLPIALMVIGTAIASIPAAMLMRRYGRRFGFLLGALLGASGSVLCAVALHEQSFKLFALGHLLLGVYQGFANYYRFAAVEATDPGHSSRAISLVVAGGVVAAFLGPQLGQWGRDWISGDFFVGSYLAQGCLSLFAFALLTGLRLPPVAVARGGDARSLGTILAQPALRVSILGAAAGYAVMIMVMTATPLAMLGCGLPGSSVTPVIQWHVVGMFAPSFFTGSLIKRYGAPRVMQAGFVLLLIHVVLALSGNEFLNFLSALIFLGVGWNFAFIGGTALLTQTYRPAEQLKVQAVNEAAVFGLVAFATLSAGWLYNQFGWATLNLAVLPLLVVALFAAVALERRQQSVPAAA, from the coding sequence ATGCTCTCGGCTGTCGTTATGTCGATGGCGCTGGGTGCCATTCTCGGCAATACGCTGGCCCCCGACAAAAGTCTGGCCACCCTGCCGATCGCCCTGATGGTTATCGGCACGGCAATCGCCTCGATACCCGCCGCCATGCTGATGCGTCGGTATGGGCGCCGCTTCGGCTTCCTGCTCGGGGCCTTGCTCGGTGCCAGTGGCAGTGTGCTCTGTGCCGTCGCGCTGCACGAGCAGTCGTTCAAACTGTTTGCCCTTGGTCATCTGCTGCTCGGTGTTTACCAAGGCTTCGCCAACTACTATCGCTTCGCCGCCGTCGAAGCAACCGATCCGGGTCACAGTAGTCGCGCCATTTCCTTGGTGGTAGCCGGTGGCGTCGTCGCCGCCTTCCTTGGCCCGCAACTTGGGCAATGGGGGCGCGACTGGATTTCCGGCGATTTTTTTGTCGGCTCCTATCTGGCCCAGGGCTGCCTGAGTCTGTTTGCTTTTGCCCTGCTGACCGGCCTGCGCCTGCCACCGGTCGCGGTCGCTCGAGGCGGCGATGCCCGATCGTTGGGCACGATTCTGGCACAGCCGGCCTTGCGGGTTTCAATTCTCGGCGCCGCCGCCGGCTATGCCGTGATGATCATGGTGATGACGGCAACGCCGCTCGCCATGCTTGGTTGCGGCTTGCCGGGTAGCAGCGTGACGCCGGTTATCCAGTGGCACGTAGTCGGCATGTTCGCCCCGTCGTTCTTCACCGGTTCGCTGATCAAACGCTACGGCGCCCCGCGCGTCATGCAGGCTGGCTTCGTACTGCTGCTTATCCATGTCGTACTTGCCTTGTCCGGTAACGAGTTTTTGAACTTCCTGTCGGCCTTGATTTTCCTCGGCGTCGGCTGGAATTTCGCTTTTATCGGCGGCACCGCCTTGCTGACTCAGACCTACCGGCCTGCCGAGCAACTGAAGGTGCAGGCGGTCAATGAAGCGGCGGTATTTGGTCTGGTCGCATTCGCCACGCTTTCTGCCGGTTGGCTTTACAACCAGTTTGGCTGGGCGACGCTCAATCTTGCCGTGCTGCCGCTGCTGGTCGTCGCGCTGTTTGCCGCGGTCGCGCTGGAACGTCGTCAACAATCTGTGCCGGCCGCCGCTTGA
- a CDS encoding trans-sulfuration enzyme family protein: MSKVQKAALSTRAIHGHSARDAHGSPHIPIYNTTTFAFPSTADLLDVVDGRKPGSLYTRYGLNPSIFALEETLAGLENAEMAWAFCSGMAAETALFLTHGREGVVCIGDAYGGTLELLASQLPLLGIKTHLILGSEIDRLDALLAEGAKLVFFETPTNPTLELLDIRAIAAIAHAHGAKVAVDNTFASPVNQRPLELGADFVVHSATKYLGGHSDLTAGTLMGCKADLMPVWNWRKNLGSMIAPETASLLSRSLRTLVVRVQQQNATAQTVAEAMLKHPKIARVYYPGLPEFPGHALACEQMHGFGGMVSIDIKGTGDDATRVADRLRLFALAPSLGGAESLVTQPCTTTHHGLTQEERQRRGISDAMLRLSVGLEDAADLIADLEQALG; the protein is encoded by the coding sequence ATGTCCAAAGTACAGAAAGCCGCTCTATCCACGCGCGCCATCCACGGGCACAGTGCCCGGGACGCTCACGGCAGCCCGCATATCCCGATCTACAACACCACGACGTTTGCCTTTCCCTCTACCGCCGACCTGCTCGATGTGGTTGATGGCAGAAAGCCCGGCAGCCTGTACACCCGTTACGGGTTGAATCCGAGCATTTTCGCCCTGGAGGAAACGCTGGCCGGATTGGAGAATGCCGAGATGGCCTGGGCCTTCTGCTCGGGGATGGCGGCGGAAACTGCACTGTTCCTGACCCACGGACGCGAAGGCGTCGTCTGCATTGGTGATGCCTATGGCGGCACGCTGGAACTGCTGGCCAGCCAGTTGCCGCTGCTTGGCATCAAGACCCACCTGATACTCGGCAGCGAAATAGACCGGCTCGACGCCTTGCTGGCCGAAGGGGCCAAACTGGTTTTCTTCGAAACCCCGACCAATCCGACGCTGGAACTGCTCGACATCCGTGCCATTGCCGCCATTGCCCATGCTCATGGCGCCAAGGTGGCGGTGGACAACACCTTCGCTTCGCCAGTCAATCAGCGCCCGCTCGAACTCGGTGCCGATTTCGTCGTGCATAGCGCCACCAAGTATCTCGGTGGCCATAGCGACCTGACGGCCGGCACGCTGATGGGTTGCAAGGCAGACCTGATGCCGGTCTGGAACTGGCGCAAGAACCTTGGTTCGATGATCGCACCGGAAACCGCCTCGCTCCTTTCGCGTAGCCTGCGCACGCTGGTCGTCCGCGTGCAGCAACAAAATGCTACGGCTCAGACAGTGGCGGAAGCCATGCTCAAGCACCCGAAGATTGCCCGTGTCTATTATCCGGGGCTGCCAGAGTTTCCCGGTCATGCTCTGGCGTGCGAACAGATGCACGGTTTCGGTGGCATGGTCAGCATCGACATCAAGGGGACGGGCGACGATGCTACCCGCGTCGCCGACCGTTTGCGCCTGTTTGCCCTGGCGCCGAGTCTGGGCGGTGCCGAGAGCCTGGTCACCCAGCCCTGCACGACCACACACCACGGGCTGACACAGGAAGAACGCCAACGGCGCGGCATCTCGGATGCCATGCTGCGTCTGTCAGTCGGCCTTGAAGATGCGGCCGACCTGATTGCCGATCTGGAACAGGCGCTGGGATGA
- a CDS encoding class I SAM-dependent methyltransferase — protein sequence MKGRESGMPEEAYWATFFDPEAALDQLLILGNSLGHTVEFGCGFGTFTLPAARRTTGIVTALDIEPAMVEAVRQKADVEKRDNIRPEVRDFVADGTGLESASQAHAMIFNLLHLENPVALLREAHRVLGTGGVLSVIHWRSDMPTPRGPSLEIRPTPEQCQAWMQEAGFKAIRSIDLQASCPYHFGLLGQR from the coding sequence ATGAAAGGACGTGAAAGCGGCATGCCGGAGGAGGCTTACTGGGCAACATTCTTCGACCCGGAAGCGGCGCTCGACCAACTGCTGATTCTGGGCAACTCGCTCGGCCACACCGTAGAGTTTGGTTGTGGGTTCGGTACCTTTACACTGCCGGCTGCCCGGCGAACCACGGGCATCGTCACTGCCCTCGATATCGAACCGGCGATGGTCGAGGCTGTTCGGCAAAAAGCCGATGTCGAGAAACGCGACAATATCCGGCCTGAAGTCAGGGATTTCGTTGCCGACGGCACCGGGCTGGAAAGTGCTTCGCAAGCCCATGCCATGATCTTCAATCTGTTGCATCTGGAGAATCCGGTTGCCCTGCTGCGTGAAGCGCATCGCGTGCTTGGCACCGGTGGCGTGCTCTCGGTGATCCACTGGCGCAGCGACATGCCTACGCCGCGCGGCCCATCGCTGGAGATCCGGCCGACACCCGAGCAATGCCAGGCGTGGATGCAGGAAGCCGGCTTCAAGGCGATCCGGAGCATCGATCTGCAAGCCAGTTGCCCCTATCACTTCGGCCTGCTCGGTCAGCGCTGA
- a CDS encoding rhodanese-like domain-containing protein, with translation MSINLLRAGLLALAVLSAPAMADNRDEAVKAMEEYLDFVDYGGATMFPEQIPREDWKRFHVIDARDKDQYAKEHIPGAVNLEWRQVIAQRQSIPKDKPVLIYCNTGSLSAQAGFALRIAGYDNVRILQGGFAEWKTKGGLDAASKATGAAQH, from the coding sequence ATGTCAATCAATCTGCTCCGCGCCGGTCTGCTGGCGCTCGCCGTACTTTCTGCGCCGGCCATGGCCGACAACCGTGACGAAGCGGTCAAGGCCATGGAGGAATACCTCGATTTCGTCGACTACGGCGGCGCCACGATGTTTCCCGAGCAAATTCCGCGGGAAGACTGGAAACGCTTTCACGTCATCGATGCCCGCGACAAGGATCAATATGCGAAGGAGCACATTCCCGGCGCAGTCAATCTCGAATGGCGCCAGGTGATCGCCCAGCGTCAGTCAATTCCCAAAGACAAGCCGGTGTTGATCTACTGCAACACTGGCAGCCTGTCGGCCCAGGCCGGTTTCGCGCTGCGCATTGCCGGTTACGACAATGTGCGGATTCTGCAAGGCGGCTTTGCCGAATGGAAAACCAAGGGCGGGCTGGATGCCGCCAGCAAGGCGACGGGCGCCGCCCAGCACTGA
- a CDS encoding sterol desaturase family protein: MDFEQFVLANEPAIRLGFFLGVFAVIASWELLAPRRALTVSKTLRWASNLGLVVLNTVVLRLLFPLAGAGMALFCAEQGWGLLNHFQVPMLIAIPLAVVAMDFVIWLQHVMVHAVPALWRLHRVHHADRDFDVTTGARFHPFEIILSMLIKFATIVVLGAPVVAVVIFEVMLNATAMFNHGNIRLPAALDRVLRWVLVTPDMHRVHHSIEDDETNSNFGFNLTWWDRLLGTYREQPHAGQIGMTIGIRDHRNPQEVARLDGMLLLPFRGEIKNYAINRRSFMDPPREE, from the coding sequence ATGGACTTCGAACAATTCGTTCTGGCCAACGAACCCGCTATCCGGCTCGGCTTTTTTCTTGGGGTGTTCGCTGTGATTGCTAGTTGGGAGCTACTGGCTCCACGGCGCGCGCTGACCGTATCCAAAACCTTGCGCTGGGCCAGCAACCTTGGCCTGGTGGTACTCAATACCGTGGTGCTGCGGTTGCTTTTTCCGCTCGCAGGAGCGGGAATGGCGCTGTTCTGTGCCGAGCAGGGCTGGGGACTGCTCAACCATTTTCAGGTGCCGATGCTCATCGCCATCCCGCTGGCCGTCGTCGCCATGGATTTCGTCATCTGGTTGCAGCATGTCATGGTCCATGCCGTGCCAGCACTATGGCGGTTGCATCGGGTGCATCATGCGGACCGTGACTTCGATGTCACGACCGGCGCCCGTTTTCATCCCTTCGAGATCATCCTGTCGATGCTGATCAAGTTTGCGACCATCGTCGTGCTCGGTGCCCCGGTGGTTGCCGTCGTAATTTTTGAAGTGATGCTCAACGCCACGGCCATGTTCAATCACGGCAACATCCGCCTACCGGCGGCGCTGGACCGGGTACTGCGCTGGGTTTTGGTGACCCCGGACATGCATCGGGTGCATCACTCGATTGAAGATGATGAAACCAACTCCAATTTTGGTTTCAACCTGACCTGGTGGGACCGCCTGCTCGGCACCTACCGCGAACAGCCGCACGCCGGTCAAATCGGTATGACCATCGGTATCCGCGATCATCGCAACCCGCAGGAAGTGGCGCGCCTCGATGGGATGCTTTTGTTGCCTTTCCGTGGAGAGATCAAGAACTATGCGATCAATCGTCGCAGCTTTATGGATCCACCCCGCGAGGAATAG
- a CDS encoding DUF4400 domain-containing protein codes for MIRAVAVLSLLVLLVLVLYVPSAHPPERFLAQLRAEHDAAAAYWGAEPATRMLDRAMRMQDSTAQVTPIPAAKDAPSPAGVNGAVSREMSSVNQRLFNNAYFRAVDALLLLSSYRLSTLLEWLPWLAAFVLAAVVDGGFARLIKAKEFLQHDPEMFALYACLGIVILCATVIGFVLPVMLHPLLLPCVPLVVGGLAGRALGCFHRRG; via the coding sequence ATGATCCGCGCCGTCGCCGTGTTGTCGTTGCTCGTCCTGCTGGTCCTGGTGCTGTATGTGCCGTCGGCCCATCCCCCGGAGCGCTTCCTCGCGCAGCTACGCGCCGAGCATGACGCAGCCGCCGCCTACTGGGGCGCCGAGCCGGCTACCCGCATGCTGGATCGGGCAATGCGCATGCAAGATTCGACGGCCCAGGTCACGCCGATTCCTGCCGCGAAGGATGCGCCTTCGCCGGCGGGCGTGAACGGCGCGGTGTCCCGGGAGATGTCCTCGGTCAACCAGCGCCTCTTCAACAACGCCTACTTCCGCGCCGTCGACGCGCTGCTCCTGCTCTCCAGCTATCGACTGTCCACCCTGCTCGAATGGCTGCCCTGGTTGGCGGCATTCGTCTTGGCTGCAGTCGTCGACGGCGGATTCGCGCGGCTCATCAAGGCCAAGGAGTTCCTTCAGCACGATCCGGAAATGTTCGCGCTGTACGCCTGCCTGGGGATCGTGATCCTCTGCGCGACGGTTATCGGCTTCGTGCTGCCAGTGATGCTGCATCCGCTGCTGCTACCGTGCGTGCCGCTGGTGGTCGGAGGGCTGGCCGGGCGGGCGCTGGGGTGTTTTCATCGACGTGGATAA
- the traD gene encoding conjugative transfer system coupling protein TraD (Members of this protein family are the putative conjugative coupling factor, TraD, as the term is used for the SXT and TOL plasmid systems.), producing the protein MLVRRYEMPWRRAYEVYAGLAWWLALVYFVGVGVAGALPRQLALPLALVCFAMGVLRVAQALRMLVLRASLGGRGIEVVGTDDLARWCKDPALVFLGFGFEWRPVHSQRLYELAKIDYREYAVSPHLLRILGYDSKPQPDAEIGLPYIHGVEPNEGPLHRPLQNFEGGTLLVGTTQSGKGVALANLITQAIRRGDVVIVIDPKNSRRLKRVVERACADYREPDTFLEFHPAFPERGVRLDFTFNWQKPTEIASRIQSIMPPDTAGAFSAFGWDAVNVVVQGLVEIEERPNLMKLTKYIEGGIEPVLENSLRRYYDQTLGAGWRELPDMKRRLHDAHRGNIKRPSEAASADLMAFVAYYEHHVPQNQRNKVIDAQVRTFRHNREHYQKITANLLPILSMLTSGDLGRSLSPDPFDADDTRPIMNFEKIERAGHVLYMCLDSLPDPSVASAIGALALADQAARAGMRYNLGGYRRIALFVDEVSNVINQPLIEILNKGAEGGIFTTCAMQTLADLAKRLGSEDAARMALGNLNNLIALRTKDRPTQDFVVETFGKTAIHTVRVGLSHGSDAHLGDFSSSYSTQLTESFEEMVPADVLGKLPNLQYFASVSGGRIIKGRFPILDPDADSLRPPKKTAA; encoded by the coding sequence ATGCTGGTACGCCGCTACGAGATGCCCTGGCGCCGGGCCTACGAGGTCTATGCCGGTCTCGCCTGGTGGCTGGCGCTGGTCTATTTCGTTGGCGTCGGCGTAGCCGGCGCACTCCCCCGGCAACTGGCCCTACCTCTGGCGCTCGTCTGCTTCGCGATGGGCGTGCTGCGGGTGGCCCAGGCACTGCGCATGCTGGTCTTGCGCGCTTCCCTCGGTGGACGAGGCATCGAGGTCGTCGGTACCGACGACCTGGCCCGCTGGTGCAAGGATCCAGCCTTGGTGTTCCTGGGCTTCGGCTTCGAATGGCGGCCGGTGCATTCGCAGCGGCTCTATGAGCTCGCCAAGATCGACTACCGCGAGTACGCGGTGTCGCCACACCTGCTTCGGATCTTGGGCTACGACAGCAAGCCCCAGCCGGACGCCGAGATCGGCCTGCCCTATATCCACGGCGTCGAACCGAACGAAGGCCCCTTGCATCGGCCGCTGCAGAACTTCGAGGGCGGTACGCTGCTGGTCGGGACCACCCAGTCTGGCAAGGGCGTGGCACTGGCCAACCTGATCACCCAGGCGATCCGGCGCGGCGACGTCGTGATCGTCATCGACCCGAAGAACAGCCGCCGGCTCAAACGGGTCGTCGAGCGCGCCTGCGCCGACTACCGCGAGCCGGATACCTTCCTGGAGTTCCACCCGGCCTTTCCGGAGCGGGGGGTACGGCTGGATTTCACCTTCAACTGGCAGAAGCCCACCGAGATCGCCTCGCGTATCCAGTCCATCATGCCGCCGGACACGGCCGGGGCCTTCTCGGCCTTCGGCTGGGATGCCGTCAACGTCGTGGTACAGGGCCTGGTCGAAATCGAGGAACGGCCAAATCTGATGAAACTGACCAAGTACATCGAGGGCGGCATCGAGCCGGTACTGGAGAACTCACTGCGCCGCTACTACGATCAGACCCTGGGCGCCGGCTGGCGCGAACTACCAGACATGAAGCGGCGGCTGCACGATGCCCATCGCGGCAACATTAAACGGCCGTCGGAGGCGGCCAGCGCCGACCTGATGGCCTTCGTCGCCTACTACGAGCACCACGTCCCCCAGAACCAGCGCAACAAGGTGATCGATGCCCAAGTGCGAACCTTTCGCCACAACCGCGAGCACTACCAGAAGATCACCGCCAACCTGCTGCCCATCCTGTCGATGCTGACTTCGGGCGACCTGGGGCGCAGCCTCTCGCCGGACCCCTTCGACGCCGACGACACGCGACCCATCATGAACTTCGAGAAAATCGAGCGCGCCGGCCACGTGCTCTATATGTGCCTGGACTCCCTTCCCGATCCGTCGGTCGCCTCGGCGATCGGCGCCCTGGCGCTCGCCGACCAGGCGGCGCGCGCCGGCATGCGCTACAACCTGGGCGGCTACCGGCGCATCGCGCTCTTTGTCGACGAGGTCTCGAACGTCATCAACCAGCCGCTGATCGAGATCCTCAACAAGGGCGCCGAGGGTGGCATCTTTACCACCTGCGCGATGCAGACCCTGGCCGACCTGGCCAAGCGGCTGGGTAGCGAAGATGCGGCGCGCATGGCGCTGGGCAACCTCAACAATCTGATCGCCCTGCGCACCAAGGACCGGCCAACCCAGGACTTCGTGGTCGAGACCTTCGGCAAGACGGCGATTCACACCGTGCGGGTGGGCCTGAGCCACGGGTCAGACGCCCACCTCGGCGACTTCTCGTCGAGCTATTCCACCCAACTCACCGAGAGCTTCGAGGAGATGGTGCCGGCGGATGTGCTCGGGAAGCTGCCTAATCTCCAATACTTCGCCTCGGTGTCGGGAGGCCGGATTATCAAGGGGCGGTTTCCTATCCTCGATCCCGATGCGGATTCGCTCCGCCCCCCAAAAAAGACGGCCGCATGA
- the mobH gene encoding MobH family relaxase, with translation MPATPTPVTCYPASDPGFAAVPVDDLLAGEADLIARIKLCYGIDRDGFERDVLTLVHRYAACVHLLPATADNYFSKPGGLLRLGLETAFFSLQGTDAHIFSGRMSISARRQLEPRWRHATFIAGLCCELHRLMSHIIVTDAAGEAWPAFLQPLADWLATRGSERYFLRWRPQAVEARGLGLFALPHVVPPAVMADLSEGNTVIVPHLLASIGGIPVYRDHNILDELVRRSLALVIDRNLVASADRYGSPQYGSHLERYLVDALRRLTSGNSAWAANREKSRLWFGQDGLFLVWPGAAEDVHQLLEADQLAGIPKAPETMLELLLAAGVFEAAAAGRSTWSIQPPGAKAPLEAVKLSAPAILLAGIDPPPVALPQALEFKPAQASAPVAPQTPAPVPPLAPLAPLKSGTQLSLIPPPEPAADSDVRVAPVVETPGSASPEPATTPPSATFALQAPMRLNPVVRDALAEAVRTLNDGMGPPTVCTVAQGVFVPLEEFGRRGVQPSLAMRALTEANLLVKPNRNGPPTLSREFNGNPTVGIVLDPRCVSGLDLLGFAAPPAEGS, from the coding sequence ATGCCCGCCACGCCAACGCCTGTCACTTGCTACCCCGCCTCCGACCCGGGCTTCGCCGCCGTGCCGGTCGATGATCTGCTGGCCGGCGAAGCAGACCTGATCGCACGCATCAAGCTCTGTTACGGCATCGACCGGGACGGCTTCGAGCGCGACGTATTGACGCTGGTGCATCGCTATGCCGCCTGCGTACATCTGCTGCCGGCGACCGCAGACAACTATTTCAGCAAGCCGGGCGGCCTCCTGCGGCTCGGCCTGGAAACCGCCTTCTTCAGCCTGCAAGGTACCGATGCGCACATCTTCTCGGGACGGATGAGCATCTCGGCACGCCGCCAACTGGAGCCACGCTGGCGCCATGCAACTTTCATCGCCGGGCTGTGCTGCGAATTGCACCGGCTGATGAGCCATATCATCGTCACCGATGCCGCCGGCGAAGCATGGCCGGCCTTCCTGCAGCCGCTGGCCGACTGGCTGGCGACCCGGGGCAGCGAGCGCTATTTCCTGCGCTGGCGACCGCAGGCGGTCGAGGCGCGCGGCCTGGGTCTGTTCGCACTACCGCACGTGGTGCCGCCGGCGGTGATGGCCGACCTGTCCGAGGGCAACACAGTTATCGTGCCGCATCTGCTAGCCAGCATCGGCGGCATCCCGGTCTATCGCGACCACAACATCCTCGACGAACTCGTGCGCCGCTCGCTGGCGCTGGTCATCGACCGCAACCTGGTCGCCAGCGCCGACCGCTACGGTTCGCCGCAATACGGCTCGCACCTGGAGCGTTACCTGGTCGATGCCCTGCGCCGGCTCACCAGCGGCAACTCGGCCTGGGCGGCCAACCGCGAGAAGTCGCGCCTGTGGTTCGGACAGGACGGTCTGTTCCTGGTCTGGCCCGGCGCCGCCGAGGATGTCCACCAGTTGCTCGAAGCCGACCAACTGGCCGGCATCCCCAAGGCACCCGAGACGATGCTGGAACTGCTGCTGGCCGCTGGCGTGTTCGAAGCGGCCGCGGCGGGCCGCTCGACCTGGTCCATCCAGCCGCCCGGCGCCAAGGCCCCGCTGGAAGCCGTCAAGCTCTCGGCCCCGGCCATTCTCCTCGCCGGAATCGATCCGCCACCCGTCGCCTTGCCCCAGGCACTGGAATTCAAGCCAGCACAGGCGTCTGCGCCAGTTGCGCCGCAGACGCCTGCTCCCGTGCCGCCGCTGGCACCGCTGGCACCGCTGAAGAGCGGCACCCAGTTGTCGCTCATTCCGCCGCCCGAGCCGGCCGCCGATAGTGACGTCCGCGTGGCGCCGGTCGTGGAAACACCCGGATCAGCCTCGCCGGAACCGGCGACGACACCGCCGTCGGCAACCTTCGCCTTGCAAGCACCGATGCGTCTGAACCCGGTCGTGCGCGACGCCCTGGCGGAGGCCGTTCGCACGCTGAATGATGGCATGGGTCCGCCCACGGTATGCACCGTCGCCCAAGGAGTATTCGTACCGCTGGAGGAATTCGGGCGGCGCGGCGTCCAGCCATCCCTTGCCATGCGTGCCCTCACCGAGGCGAACCTGCTGGTGAAACCCAACCGCAATGGCCCGCCGACGCTGTCGCGTGAATTCAACGGCAACCCCACCGTCGGCATCGTGCTCGACCCGCGCTGCGTAAGTGGACTCGATCTGTTGGGCTTTGCCGCACCACCGGCGGAAGGAAGCTGA
- a CDS encoding FlhC family transcriptional regulator: protein MPTRGDRHLRAIQLAKQLAALGARLKTIHLITGIPPRQVQSLFFPDSRSIPRGRAPDSAEWYHGANLILRSDACLIGARYRQLRNQGLTAGEALVFAYRAYQAATLPPYRISLDRAFNLVSYIDGIWLTNAPALSVLTCPRCGCEFIAAVGTVAHPGETCPFCKLLERFHLDHRIQASYPARPALDMTGRQMGMLAFFHMLSPGAEGDTPSE, encoded by the coding sequence ATGCCGACGCGCGGCGACCGGCACCTGCGTGCCATACAACTGGCGAAGCAATTGGCGGCGCTCGGCGCTCGGCTGAAGACGATCCACCTCATCACCGGCATCCCGCCGCGCCAAGTGCAGAGCCTCTTCTTCCCCGATTCCCGATCCATCCCCCGTGGACGCGCCCCCGATTCGGCCGAGTGGTATCACGGCGCCAATCTCATCCTGCGGTCCGACGCCTGCCTCATTGGCGCCAGATACCGCCAGTTGCGCAACCAGGGACTCACGGCCGGCGAAGCCCTGGTCTTCGCCTACCGTGCCTACCAGGCTGCCACGCTGCCGCCTTACCGTATCAGCCTGGACCGAGCCTTCAACCTCGTCTCCTATATCGACGGCATCTGGCTGACCAATGCGCCGGCGCTATCCGTGCTGACCTGCCCCCGGTGCGGCTGCGAGTTCATTGCCGCGGTCGGCACCGTGGCACACCCCGGTGAGACTTGCCCCTTTTGCAAGCTGCTGGAACGCTTTCACCTGGACCATCGCATCCAAGCGTCTTACCCGGCTCGCCCTGCCCTTGACATGACCGGGCGCCAGATGGGCATGCTGGCGTTTTTTCACATGCTGAGTCCCGGGGCCGAAGGCGATACCCCTTCCGAATAG